The Urocitellus parryii isolate mUroPar1 chromosome 6, mUroPar1.hap1, whole genome shotgun sequence genome includes a window with the following:
- the Efs gene encoding embryonal Fyn-associated substrate has protein sequence MAIATSAQLARALYDNTAESPQELSFRRGDVLRVLQREGAGGLDGWCLCSLHGQQGIVPANRVKLLPAGPAPKPSLSLAPSAQPGSPHPTLEHSNEEQEVYVVPPPARPCPASGPLTGPCPPSPDSIYKVPRGNGTQLSTPRDALEVYDVPPTAFRAQSSDPYDSPASFSHPLARVAQQHPGEDEAPYDVPLAPKPEPDLEWEGGREPGPPLYAAPSNLKRASALLNLYEAPEELLANGESGDTDEGIYDVPLLGPEAPPSPEPPGNSASNELDTLAQLLARSPPPPHRPRLPSAESLSRRPLPALPVPEAPSPSPAPSPAPGRKGSIQDRPLPPPPPRLPGFGGPKVEGNPEDREVEDDPAGSHNEYEGIPMTEEYDYVHLKGMDKAQGSRPLDKAFPEDPELQEKGLPEQQEAPSPGEPLVLSTGDLQLLHFYAGQCQSHYSALQAAVAALMSSTQAKQPPSLFVPHSKRVVVAAHRLVFVGDTLGRLAASAPLRTQVGAAGTALGQALQATVLAVKGAALGYPSGPAAQEMARCVAELAGRALRFTTLLTSLAA, from the exons GCCCAGCTGGCCCGGGCACTGTACGACAACACTGCCGAGTCTCCCCAGGAGCTGTCCTTCCGCAGAGGGGATGTTCTACGGGTACTGCAGAGGGAGGGTGCTGGCGGACTGGATGGCTGGTGCCTCTGCTCCCTGCATGGCCAGCAGGGCATTGTGCCTGCCAACAGAGTGAAGCTTCTTCCTGCTGGCCCAGCGCCCAAGCCTAGCCTCTCCCTGGCACCCTCCGCCCAGCCTGGCTCACCACACCCAACCCTAGAGCACAGCAATGAGGAACAGGAG GTGTATGTGGTACCACCCCCAGCTCGCCCCTGTCCTGCCTCAGGACCTCTGACTGGACCCTGCCCACCCTCCCCTGACTCCATCTACAAGGTCCCCAGAGGCAATGGGACCCAACTGTCCACTCCCAGAGATGCCTTGGAG GTCTATGATGTGCCCCCCACTGCCTTCCGAGCTCAATCCAGTGACCCCTATGACTCCCCAGCTTCCTTTTCTCATCCACTGGCCCGGGTTGCCCAGCAGCACCCTGGGGAAGATGAAGCTCCCTATGATGTACCTCTAGCCCCAAAACCAGAGCCAGATCTGGAGTGGGAAGGGGGCCGGGAACCAGGGCCCCCACTCTACGCTGCCCCCTCCAACCTGAAACGGGCATCAGCCCTCCTCAACCTGTATGAAGCACCCGAAGAACTGCTGGCCAACGGGGAAAGTGGGGACACTGATGAGGGCATCTATGATGTGCCCCTGCTGGGTCCCGAGGCACCCCCTTCTCCAGAGCCCCCAGGAAACTCGGCCTCCAACGAGCTGGACACCCTGGCCCAGCTCCTGGCCAGAAGCCCTCCACCACCACACAGGCCTCGGCTGCCCTCTGCTGAGAGTCTGTCCCGGCGCCCTCTGCCTGCCCTGCCTGTCCCTGAGGCTCCCAGCCCTTCTccggctccctctcctgctccagGCCGCAAAGGCAGTATCCAGGACCGGCCTctgcctccacccccaccccgcctgcCTGGCTTTGGGGGTCCCAAGGTCGAGGGGAATCCAGAGGACAGGGAAGTGGAGGATGATCCAGCAGGATCCCACAATGAGTATGAAGGCATCCCAATGACTGAGGAGTACGACTATGTTCACTTGAAG GGCATGGATAAAGCTCAGGGATCTAGGCCCCTGGATAAAGCCTTTCCAGAGGATCCTGAACTGCAGGAGAAGGGACTGCCTGAGCAGCAG GAGGCCCCATCCCCAGGGGAACCACTGGTTCTGTCCACCGGAGACCTACAGCTCCTGCACTTCTATGCAGGGCAGTGCCAGAGCCACTACTCAGCGCTACAGGCGGCTGTGGCAGCCCTGATGTCCAGCACCCAGGCCAAGCAGCCCCCAAGTCTCTTCGTGCCCCATAGCAAGCGGGTTGTGGTGGCTGCTCACCGTCTAGTATTCGTTGGGGACACCCTGGGTCGGCTGGCAGCCTCTGCCCCTCTGCGAACACAGGTGGGGGCTGCAGGTACAGCGCTGGGCCAAGCTTTGCAGGCCACTGTGCTGGCTGTTAAGGGGGCTGCCCTGGGCTATCCCTCAGGCCCTGCAGCCCAGGAGATGGCACGGTGTGTGGCAGAACTGGCAGGGCGAGCCCTGCGATTCACCACCCTGCTCACCAGCCTGGCTGCCTGA